Within Streptomyces albofaciens JCM 4342, the genomic segment GGACCATCCTGGTGGACACCGGCGTGGGCAACCACAAGGAGCGCCCGTACGCGCCGGTCTGGAGCCGTCTGGAAACGGATTTCCTGGACAACCTCGCCCGGGCCGGTGTCGCGCCCGAGGACGTGGACATCGTGATCAACACCCATCTGCACGTCGATCACGTCGGCTGGAACACGTATCTGGACGGCCGGGACTGGGTGCCCACCTTTCCCCGTGCCACCTACCTGATGCCGAAGGCCGATTTCGACTTCTGGAACCCCGCGAACGGTCACGAGCCGGTGCTCGGCCGCGGCAACCAGAACGTCTTCGAGGACAGCGTGGCCCCGGTGCACCGGGCGGGGCAGGCGCTGCTGTGGGAGGGCGGCCACCGGATCGACGCGAACCTGCGCCTGGAAGCGGCCCCCGGACACACCCCCGGCTCCTCCGTACTGACCCTCACCTCCGGCACGGACCGCGCGGTGTTCGTCGGCGACCTGCTGCACAGCCCTGTGCAGATCCTCGAACCGGACGCCAACAGCTGCTTCTGCGAGGACCCGGCCGGCGCCCGCGCCACCCGCCGCAAGGTGCTGAGCCGGGCGGCCGACACCAACGCCCTCGTCATCCCCGCGCACCTGGGCGGCCACGGCGCCGTGGAAGTGGCCCGCGCGGGAGAGAAGTTCTCCATCAAGGGCTGGGCGCCCTTCACCCCGTACGCCGAGCAGAACTGAAGCCCGCGGAGAGACAGCACCATGAACCACCACCCCGCACCCGTCGTCACCACCGGCCGGTCACCGGCCCCCGTCGTCCCCACGGCCCAGGGAGCCGTCCGCGGCCTGCGGCGAGGCGACACCGCGGCCTTCCTGAACATCCCCTACGCCGCCCCTCCCCGCGGCGCCGGCCGGTTCGCGCCGCCCCGGCCGCACGAGCCGTGGGACGGCGTGCGGGACGCCACCGCGCCGGGACCCAACGCGCCGCAGTCCGAACGCAGGCTCGGAAATGTGGACATGTCCCCGTACTTCGGCACAGGCTGGAGCCGCGGCGAGGACTACCTCACCGTCAACGTCTGGGCCCCCGCCGCGTCCGGCGGCGGCCTGCCCGTCATGGTGTTCGTCCACGGCGGCGGCTTCGTCGCCGGATCGACGCGGTCCGCGCTGTACGACGGGTCCGCCTTCGCCCGCGACGGCGTCGTCCTCGTCACCCTCAACTACCGGCTCGGCATCGCCGGGTTCCTCGACATCCCGGGCGCGCCCGCCAACCGCGGCCTGCTCGACGCCGCCGCGGCGCTGCGCTGGGTGCAAGAGAACATCGCGGCCTTCGGCGGTGACCCGGGCAACGTCACCCTCTTCGGCCAGTCGGCCGGGGCCACCCTCGTCGGCGGCCTCCTCGCCGACCCCGGGGCCGTGGGGCTCTTCCGCCGGGCGATCGTCCAGAGCGGCAACGGCCGCGGGGCGTTCACCGGCGAGCAGGCCGCCCGCGTCACCAGGGCGGCGGCCGAGGACCTGGGCATCGGTCCGCACGCCGACGCCTTCGCGGAGGTGTCCGACGAGCGCCTGGTCGCGACCGCCGCCCGGCTCACGGGCATCGACCTCCGGACCACGACGCACCGCGACCCGCTGCTCGGACTCTCCCCCTTCGGCCTCGTCCTCGACGCCCAGCCCGCCGAAGCCCTCGCCGCCGGCCCCGGCCCCGGCGTCGACCTGCTCATCGGGACCAACGCCGAGGAGGCGAACCTCTACCTCGTCCCCGTGGACACGTACGCCACCTCGACCGCCGAGGACGTCGACGACACGGCGGCCCGCTCGCACCCGGACCCGGCCCGGCTCGTCGCCGCCTACCGGAAGACCCGCCCGGGGGCGTCCTACGGCGCGCTGCGGTCCGCCGTCATGGGCGACGCGCTGTTCGGCGCGGGCAGCTGGGCCCTGGCCGCCGCCCATGCCGACCACACCGGGTCCGCCACTTACGCGTACGAATTCGCCTGGCGCTCGCGCGCGCTGGACGGACAGCTCGGCGCCGCGCACGCCGTCGAGCTGCCCTTCGTCTTCGACCTCGCGCAGCTTCCCCGACTGCACGGGCCGAACGCCCTGCTCGGCCCCGACGAGCCGCCCGCGGAACTCGCCGCCCGCATGCACGGGGCGTGGGTCCGCTTCGCCGCCACCGGCGACCCCGGCTGGGACCCGTACGACAACGAGCGCCGAGCCACGATGCGGATCGACGCCGAGTGGTCCCAGGCCGACGACCCCCGCGGTCCGGAACGACGGGCCTGGATCAACTTCGAACAAATTTAGGGTTGTTGCGATCGCCCGTACCGTCTGGTGCGGATGCGTTGTCGGAGGTAGGTGGTAGAGCTAGCTGACAAGGGGACTGCACGCGCGGCCGGGAGAGCCCGGCCGGTGTGCGGGGAGGGGGCACCATGACCACTCCGGCGGCGTTGCGGTTGCTGCGCGGTACCGATCTGCTGGACCTGGCGTTCGGCTTCGCCGGGCTGAAGGTCGAGGAGAGCGGCGGGACCAGACGGCTGGTGCGCGCGGACCCGCGGGCGGACGGCTGGATCGCCGTCACCTTCGGGCCGCAGCACATGGTGGAGCAGGCCTTCAGCGACGAGGTGCCGGGGGAGTCCCGAGAGCTGCCGGTGGGCTCCCTCATCAGCGGCCGGAGCGTCCTCGTCTTCGACGTGGGCCCACAGGACGCGGTGCCCTTCTCCGAGGATGGCCTGCTCGGCGCCATGCGACGGCTGCCGCTGCGCGTCGTGGACGCGGCCCGCGTGCCGGAGACGCCGCCGCCGGCCCCGGCGCTCGGGCCGCCACCGCCCGCAGTCGGTACGGACGCCGCGGCCCGGGCCATGACTCTGGTACGGCTGGTCCGTACGACGGGCGAACTCGCCGCGCGCCACGGGCCGGAAACCGCGCTCGCCCTTGCCCGTGCCGCGGGTGTGCCGATCGCCCCGGCCGGCGCCGGCGCACCGCTCGCCGCGGCCGGCCCGCAGGACCCGCTGGCCGACCCGGCCCGCCCCCGCACCGGCATCGAACTGCCCTACCGGCTG encodes:
- a CDS encoding MBL fold metallo-hydrolase; amino-acid sequence: MDQITLGDVTITRVREYFGPVDMTPETFFPESPKEAWDDHASWLDPHFVDSGTRIVNSAVQTWLLRSEGRTILVDTGVGNHKERPYAPVWSRLETDFLDNLARAGVAPEDVDIVINTHLHVDHVGWNTYLDGRDWVPTFPRATYLMPKADFDFWNPANGHEPVLGRGNQNVFEDSVAPVHRAGQALLWEGGHRIDANLRLEAAPGHTPGSSVLTLTSGTDRAVFVGDLLHSPVQILEPDANSCFCEDPAGARATRRKVLSRAADTNALVIPAHLGGHGAVEVARAGEKFSIKGWAPFTPYAEQN
- a CDS encoding carboxylesterase/lipase family protein, producing MNHHPAPVVTTGRSPAPVVPTAQGAVRGLRRGDTAAFLNIPYAAPPRGAGRFAPPRPHEPWDGVRDATAPGPNAPQSERRLGNVDMSPYFGTGWSRGEDYLTVNVWAPAASGGGLPVMVFVHGGGFVAGSTRSALYDGSAFARDGVVLVTLNYRLGIAGFLDIPGAPANRGLLDAAAALRWVQENIAAFGGDPGNVTLFGQSAGATLVGGLLADPGAVGLFRRAIVQSGNGRGAFTGEQAARVTRAAAEDLGIGPHADAFAEVSDERLVATAARLTGIDLRTTTHRDPLLGLSPFGLVLDAQPAEALAAGPGPGVDLLIGTNAEEANLYLVPVDTYATSTAEDVDDTAARSHPDPARLVAAYRKTRPGASYGALRSAVMGDALFGAGSWALAAAHADHTGSATYAYEFAWRSRALDGQLGAAHAVELPFVFDLAQLPRLHGPNALLGPDEPPAELAARMHGAWVRFAATGDPGWDPYDNERRATMRIDAEWSQADDPRGPERRAWINFEQI